The Nitrospira sp. genome window below encodes:
- a CDS encoding AAA domain-containing protein — translation MTATDLIESWISRLEAEQVRLSETEQDAPVVASQGRLLQTTGDLHLYEFMVPAEVTLCADLPVSIVPTNEADTTEGIVLQQIGNSILVQLVDALGAEVSSVTLIPDQAGLVTRSTFRLKEMLAKPDQYHLGSAERLASLLQVQEDQVATFPSASSVFTAVWSDDRSFRRQKLASLAMELIRGNKRILLISPDHQACDEIVGIVGRTMKAGGLNHKTWITRYELPIASQADGVDLQELGFEAQRHQFYAKSQGDKASLKQKYDRFRKLAPFLSQKEAKQQDLDEVRLLEWRLVTQVRDLQVRMADVRKTLEEFENLPLFQRLTMQAVGKNAESLKQYCALYQAQMDQLNKELDVAKTNIQQLAPEATIPRGMRTEFDGLKEHIAKLGGTKKVRELMAAEENPNRQAFLQNRRVVAVTAMRVASDPLFSRVRFDVLMIDEAPWIAVPSLLAAAGLVRERIVISGGPRDIAAAGQWAPSQATTRTAH, via the coding sequence ATGACTGCAACGGACCTCATCGAATCGTGGATCAGCCGGCTCGAAGCGGAGCAAGTCCGTCTGTCTGAAACAGAGCAGGACGCTCCTGTCGTGGCGTCGCAAGGTCGCCTACTGCAGACAACAGGCGATCTCCATCTGTACGAGTTTATGGTGCCTGCTGAGGTCACGCTATGCGCCGATCTTCCGGTGTCCATCGTCCCCACCAACGAAGCGGACACGACGGAAGGAATTGTGCTCCAGCAGATCGGGAACAGCATACTTGTCCAGCTGGTCGATGCCCTTGGAGCCGAAGTTTCTTCTGTCACTCTCATTCCAGATCAGGCCGGCCTGGTCACTAGGTCGACCTTCCGTCTGAAAGAAATGCTGGCGAAGCCGGACCAATATCACCTCGGGTCGGCCGAGCGGTTAGCGTCGCTGTTACAGGTGCAGGAAGATCAGGTCGCAACATTCCCCTCTGCCTCATCAGTCTTCACAGCGGTGTGGTCGGATGACCGATCGTTCCGCCGTCAAAAGCTCGCTAGTCTGGCGATGGAACTCATTCGCGGCAACAAACGCATACTCCTGATCAGTCCCGATCACCAGGCATGCGATGAGATTGTAGGGATCGTGGGGCGTACCATGAAGGCCGGCGGACTGAACCACAAAACGTGGATCACTCGGTATGAACTCCCGATTGCTTCGCAAGCCGACGGCGTCGACCTTCAGGAACTGGGGTTCGAGGCGCAAAGGCATCAATTCTATGCCAAGTCACAGGGTGACAAGGCCTCCTTGAAGCAGAAGTACGACCGCTTCCGAAAACTCGCACCGTTTTTGTCTCAGAAAGAAGCGAAACAGCAAGACCTGGACGAAGTCCGCCTGTTGGAATGGCGCCTCGTCACACAAGTGCGAGATCTTCAAGTGAGAATGGCCGATGTCCGGAAAACACTCGAGGAGTTCGAAAACCTACCCTTGTTTCAACGTCTGACGATGCAGGCGGTGGGGAAGAATGCGGAATCCCTCAAACAGTACTGCGCGTTGTATCAGGCTCAGATGGACCAACTGAACAAAGAACTCGATGTCGCCAAAACGAACATTCAGCAGCTGGCTCCGGAGGCGACCATTCCCAGAGGGATGCGAACCGAGTTTGACGGACTCAAGGAGCACATCGCAAAACTCGGTGGTACGAAAAAGGTTCGTGAGCTGATGGCTGCCGAGGAGAATCCAAACCGCCAGGCCTTCCTGCAGAATCGACGAGTTGTTGCCGTCACAGCCATGCGAGTCGCGAGCGATCCTTTGTTCAGCCGGGTGCGCTTCGATGTCTTAATGATCGATGAGGCCCCGTGGATCGCCGTTCCTTCACTTCTGGCTGCGGCAGGACTGGTGCGCGAACGCATCGTCATCAGCGGCGGTCCACGAGACATCGCTGCAGCGGGACAATGGGCTCCGTCTCAGGCAACCACCCGTACCGCACATTGA
- a CDS encoding tetratricopeptide repeat protein translates to MSTYQQQCEAAIVAGAWDTLFAESLDWSRDPDGAKDPRPLFARNVVYLLQGRFADAWKAHALCLDVAKDIAAVGTWVEDLLDRHPDNGYCYLVVGIFLAQSGHSEQSMRPYSDAARLLPQSAYPHYFLAQVHERAGHLEMAIKGYREAVRLAPNYAPARMNLGVAYQDQGRLEMAIKEYREVVKLTPNDSAAHSNLACALAEQGKMEPAVQSYKTALKLNPQDAEVHFALGGLYEVRGRLDLAHKSYQDALNADPDCGPAHSALGWLALGKHRLQEATDMFNRALKCNEEDARAYHGIAEIYALRGKHQSAMDNYTKALKYYRDPEKKNQIMNQLFQQGQVGD, encoded by the coding sequence ATGAGCACCTATCAGCAACAATGTGAAGCCGCCATCGTGGCGGGAGCATGGGACACCTTGTTCGCTGAGTCGTTGGATTGGAGCCGAGATCCGGACGGGGCAAAGGATCCACGCCCTCTCTTCGCCCGAAACGTCGTGTATCTCTTGCAGGGTCGGTTTGCGGATGCCTGGAAAGCCCATGCGCTCTGCCTCGACGTGGCGAAAGACATTGCGGCCGTGGGAACGTGGGTGGAGGATCTGCTCGATCGGCATCCGGACAATGGCTACTGCTATTTGGTCGTGGGAATATTTCTGGCGCAATCGGGTCACTCGGAGCAATCCATGAGACCCTACTCAGACGCTGCTCGGTTACTCCCGCAATCCGCCTATCCGCATTACTTTCTGGCACAGGTTCACGAACGGGCCGGCCATCTTGAAATGGCGATCAAGGGGTATCGTGAAGCCGTCCGACTCGCCCCGAACTACGCGCCGGCACGGATGAATCTTGGGGTCGCGTATCAAGATCAAGGGCGCCTGGAAATGGCGATCAAAGAATACCGGGAGGTGGTGAAGCTCACGCCCAACGATTCGGCAGCCCATTCCAATCTCGCCTGTGCTCTCGCAGAGCAGGGGAAGATGGAGCCGGCGGTGCAGTCCTACAAGACCGCCTTGAAACTGAACCCACAGGACGCCGAAGTCCACTTCGCGCTGGGTGGACTGTACGAAGTGCGGGGACGCCTGGACCTCGCGCACAAGAGTTACCAAGACGCACTCAACGCCGATCCCGACTGCGGCCCCGCCCATTCCGCGCTCGGGTGGCTGGCATTGGGCAAGCATAGACTTCAGGAAGCGACGGACATGTTCAACCGGGCGCTTAAGTGCAATGAAGAAGATGCGCGGGCCTATCACGGCATCGCTGAAATTTATGCCCTGCGTGGCAAGCACCAGAGCGCGATGGACAACTACACCAAAGCTCTGAAGTACTATCGCGATCCCGAAAAAAAGAATCAGATCATGAACCAGTTGTTCCAGCAAGGGCAGGTCGGGGATTGA
- a CDS encoding FAD-dependent thymidylate synthase: MSQDQSGRRVVAIAPMPPEKSAYALARYSRSPDSIEDSIRWVHGHSSEKFWEQFYFDYGHASIADLGHVIICFEDISELAAIRLEDEALWDGQAKSSRYQNFASSRWFVPGQIRGSETEALYEGILRSLSEIYRLLHDPLIAFLSEREPRPESMKTADYQRTIGARAFDITRYLLPLAAKTNVGQVVSIRTLEKQMTRLLSSQLPELRGIGEDLKGACERPPVNLWGELCGQASGLNDPLAPTLARHAKANEYQESVYSDLARHAKDALRGTGLDQPGTWGTVESVDLIDPHQPLDEIVTTLLYRVSQAPYRKILEVVRDWSEKEKQSTIEVATRQRGPYDELVKEFRSGYAFNFDILMDIGAWRDMHRHRRCQQVQQNFTTLHGYDVPPPLIEAGLDQEYRQAMDAVRQDIESLKNKDQEASLYAIPFGFKVRCLFKMDYAEAEYIAKLRSGVKGHWSYRTVAWQMKQQLAEKFPFLGEAIQATPPDVEDALTR; this comes from the coding sequence ATGAGTCAAGACCAATCAGGTCGCCGAGTCGTGGCCATCGCTCCCATGCCCCCGGAGAAATCTGCTTATGCGCTGGCCCGCTACAGCCGGTCGCCGGATTCCATCGAAGACAGCATCCGGTGGGTTCATGGACATTCCTCGGAAAAGTTCTGGGAGCAGTTTTACTTCGATTACGGTCATGCGTCGATCGCCGATCTCGGCCACGTCATCATCTGTTTTGAAGACATCTCGGAACTCGCCGCCATTCGTTTGGAGGACGAGGCGCTCTGGGACGGCCAGGCGAAATCGAGCCGCTATCAGAATTTTGCCTCGAGCAGGTGGTTTGTGCCGGGCCAGATCCGAGGCAGCGAAACGGAAGCCCTCTATGAAGGCATTCTCCGCAGTCTGTCTGAAATTTATCGATTGCTGCACGATCCTCTGATCGCATTCCTCTCTGAACGGGAGCCGCGTCCGGAGTCCATGAAAACGGCCGATTATCAGAGGACAATCGGGGCACGAGCGTTTGATATCACCCGTTACCTGCTTCCTCTTGCGGCAAAGACCAACGTAGGGCAAGTCGTGAGCATCCGGACCCTGGAAAAACAGATGACGCGCCTGTTGTCGTCGCAATTGCCGGAACTGCGGGGGATCGGTGAGGATTTGAAAGGGGCCTGCGAGCGGCCGCCGGTGAATCTATGGGGCGAACTCTGTGGTCAGGCCTCAGGATTGAACGATCCTCTGGCTCCCACACTGGCCCGGCATGCGAAGGCGAATGAGTACCAAGAATCGGTGTACTCCGATTTGGCCCGTCATGCGAAAGATGCACTGCGCGGCACAGGGTTGGATCAGCCCGGTACGTGGGGTACCGTCGAATCGGTCGACCTGATTGACCCACATCAGCCGCTTGACGAAATTGTCACGACGCTTCTTTATCGCGTGTCGCAGGCCCCATACCGGAAGATACTCGAGGTTGTGAGAGACTGGTCTGAGAAGGAGAAACAGTCGACCATCGAAGTCGCCACGAGACAGCGCGGGCCGTACGATGAACTGGTCAAGGAGTTCCGCAGCGGCTATGCATTCAACTTCGATATCCTGATGGACATCGGCGCCTGGCGGGATATGCACCGCCATCGGCGGTGCCAGCAAGTCCAGCAAAACTTCACGACTCTTCATGGCTATGACGTTCCGCCGCCGCTTATTGAAGCAGGGCTGGATCAGGAGTATCGGCAAGCGATGGATGCCGTGCGTCAGGATATCGAGTCGCTCAAGAATAAGGATCAGGAAGCCTCACTCTACGCCATTCCGTTCGGCTTCAAGGTGCGCTGCTTGTTCAAGATGGACTACGCCGAAGCGGAGTATATCGCCAAACTCCGATCCGGTGTGAAAGGCCATTGGTCGTACAGAACGGTTGCCTGGCAGATGAAACAGCAGCTGGCCGAGAAATTTCCGTTCCTTGGCGAGGCTATCCAGGCGACACCACCTGATGTCGAAGACGCACTGACTCGGTAA
- the hisS gene encoding histidine--tRNA ligase: MSLIKGIKGVKDLLPEETPRWRLIEEAARRWAHRYGFHEIRIPIFEVTTLFARSIGASTDIVEKEMYTFQDRDGTSLTLRPEGTAGTVRAYIEHNLAAIPVPQKYFYFGPMFRHERPQAGRLRQFHQFGVESLGMADPQADVEVIALLWRILSDLDLPGLTLEINNLGYTADRDTYRPHLVSYLKQHESGLCANCRHRIEANPLRVLDCKVPECRAITETAPRLTDSLSEAARSYFARVLSGLDVVKIPYSLNHRLVRGLDYYNLTTFEVTATNLGAQNAVGAGGRYDALVETLGGPSTPAVGFAVGLERVTMLLPEYTIKKIPRAVTVYVAGFGGDGAVAGLTALEELRLAGLQAVSDFRSITLKTHLRQADRLGCRFTLIIGDDEVAKGSGILRDMETRVQYDASLSALSPQIHSLVSGS; encoded by the coding sequence ATGTCCCTGATCAAGGGCATTAAAGGTGTCAAAGATCTGCTGCCGGAAGAGACGCCCCGTTGGCGCCTTATCGAAGAGGCTGCCAGACGGTGGGCCCACCGCTATGGATTTCATGAAATTCGCATTCCGATCTTTGAAGTCACAACATTGTTTGCACGGAGCATCGGCGCATCGACCGACATTGTCGAGAAGGAAATGTACACGTTCCAGGACCGGGACGGTACCTCTCTGACCCTTCGACCTGAAGGAACCGCCGGGACAGTGCGAGCCTATATCGAGCACAATCTCGCTGCGATCCCCGTTCCTCAGAAATATTTCTATTTCGGACCGATGTTCCGTCACGAGAGGCCTCAAGCAGGCCGGCTGCGGCAATTTCATCAGTTTGGTGTCGAATCGCTTGGAATGGCTGATCCCCAGGCCGATGTGGAGGTCATTGCCCTCCTCTGGCGAATCCTGTCTGACCTGGATCTACCCGGTCTCACCTTGGAGATTAACAACCTCGGCTATACAGCTGATCGAGACACCTATCGGCCCCACCTCGTGAGTTACCTCAAGCAGCATGAATCCGGCCTTTGTGCGAATTGCAGACATCGCATCGAAGCGAATCCTCTGCGCGTCCTTGACTGCAAAGTCCCTGAGTGTCGGGCGATTACGGAGACGGCTCCGCGGTTAACCGACTCCCTTTCCGAGGCAGCTCGTTCGTACTTCGCACGAGTCTTATCCGGCCTTGATGTCGTGAAGATTCCCTACTCGTTGAATCATCGGCTCGTTCGAGGTCTTGATTACTACAACCTCACCACTTTTGAGGTTACTGCGACCAACTTGGGGGCTCAGAATGCTGTGGGGGCAGGCGGACGGTACGATGCATTGGTTGAAACGCTCGGAGGGCCATCTACCCCGGCTGTGGGTTTTGCCGTCGGTCTTGAAAGAGTAACGATGTTGTTGCCTGAGTACACGATTAAAAAGATTCCACGTGCTGTGACTGTGTATGTCGCGGGCTTCGGCGGTGACGGTGCTGTGGCTGGCCTCACGGCTCTCGAAGAACTTCGTCTTGCCGGGCTCCAAGCTGTCTCTGATTTTCGATCCATAACCTTGAAGACTCACTTACGACAGGCAGATCGTCTGGGCTGTCGGTTCACCCTCATCATCGGCGATGACGAAGTCGCGAAAGGGTCAGGTATTCTTCGCGATATGGAGACCAGGGTACAGTATGATGCGAGTCTCTCCGCTCTAAGTCCTCAGATTCACTCTCTCGTTTCCGGCTCCTGA
- a CDS encoding DsrE family protein: MNSKKIGFLLALPPSHSSAETVHGLARAALDAGHDVYLYLIDEGVKNIHTEHYRGLAQAGARVFACAYGCQQHHVPTATIDPKMSLCGLVVLSGIIDACDPFLSFT; encoded by the coding sequence GTGAATTCAAAGAAGATAGGTTTCCTCCTGGCTCTTCCCCCATCACACAGTAGTGCTGAGACTGTTCATGGGCTTGCGCGCGCAGCCCTAGATGCCGGCCACGATGTCTATCTGTATCTCATTGATGAAGGCGTGAAGAACATCCACACCGAGCACTACCGAGGTCTCGCCCAAGCAGGGGCCCGCGTTTTTGCATGTGCTTATGGGTGTCAACAACACCACGTTCCAACGGCGACCATTGATCCGAAGATGTCACTCTGCGGCCTCGTCGTGCTGTCTGGAATTATAGATGCCTGCGATCCGTTTTTGTCGTTCACCTGA